In Chlorogloeopsis sp. ULAP01, a genomic segment contains:
- the devC gene encoding ABC transporter permease DevC: MTIKIPVAWLQLARQRIRFLVALAGIAFVTVLMFMQIGFQDALYASATQVQKNLEGDLFLISSQYKSLTSNQSFSRIRLYQALGFEDVESVNSLYVQFAKLKNPINGRKFPIYVLGFDPAKSVFKLPEVNENINLLKRPNVVLFDSGSRPEFGPLAENFAQQEPVSVEIFGYNSTIGYRVKVAGLFRLGPSFGVDGNLMISYSTLMRLFQDRSPGYIDIGILTLKPGANPHKVLAMLSAHLPKDVKVLTREGFIDFERNYWSVRTPIGFIFNLMVIMGFVVGVVVVYQILYSNISSHLAEYATLKAMGFKNKYLLGIVFQQSLILAILGYIPGIVISTILYNVAKNATKLPVLMSYDKAIIVLISTLIMCLTSAFLSTNKLRVVDPAEIF; encoded by the coding sequence ATGACTATCAAGATACCTGTAGCTTGGCTACAATTAGCTCGCCAAAGAATTCGCTTTCTAGTAGCTTTGGCTGGTATTGCTTTTGTGACTGTTTTGATGTTCATGCAAATTGGCTTTCAAGATGCTCTTTATGCAAGTGCTACACAAGTGCAAAAAAACTTAGAAGGAGACTTATTTTTAATAAGTTCTCAATATAAATCTTTAACTTCCAATCAAAGTTTTTCACGCATTCGTTTGTACCAAGCATTAGGCTTTGAAGATGTAGAATCAGTCAATTCTTTATACGTTCAATTTGCTAAACTGAAAAACCCAATTAATGGTCGTAAGTTTCCAATTTATGTACTTGGCTTTGATCCAGCAAAATCTGTTTTCAAATTACCAGAAGTTAACGAAAATATAAATCTACTTAAACGTCCTAATGTAGTTTTGTTTGACAGTGGTTCGCGACCAGAATTTGGCCCGCTCGCGGAAAATTTTGCACAACAAGAACCTGTCAGTGTTGAAATATTTGGATACAATTCGACAATTGGTTATAGAGTTAAAGTTGCTGGTTTATTTAGACTTGGGCCTTCCTTTGGGGTTGATGGTAATTTAATGATTAGTTACTCAACTCTAATGAGGTTATTTCAAGACCGTTCTCCCGGTTATATAGATATAGGTATACTTACCCTCAAACCTGGTGCTAATCCCCATAAAGTTTTGGCAATGCTATCAGCACACTTACCAAAAGATGTAAAAGTTTTGACGCGTGAAGGCTTTATTGATTTTGAAAGAAACTATTGGAGTGTAAGAACACCGATTGGATTTATCTTTAATTTGATGGTAATTATGGGTTTTGTGGTTGGAGTAGTCGTTGTTTATCAAATACTTTATAGTAATATCTCCAGTCACTTAGCTGAATATGCAACATTAAAAGCAATGGGATTTAAAAATAAATACTTACTAGGTATTGTTTTTCAACAATCTTTGATTTTGGCAATCTTAGGTTATATTCCTGGTATAGTTATATCTACAATTCTCTATAATGTCGCAAAAAATGCTACTAAGTTACCAGTTTTGATGAGTTATGATAAGGCAATAATTGTATTAATTTCTACCTTGATAATGTGTTTAACTTCTGCGTTTTTATCCACTAATAAATTACGGGTAGTAGATCCAGCTGAAATTTTCTAA
- a CDS encoding nitrilase-related carbon-nitrogen hydrolase: MEENTIDSFRALALQVKCHAVNQARDRQEALFLMQNTINRLAQQISASIAFIGFDCRLIVLPEYFLTGFPMGESIAAWAEKACLEMTGAEYDALSTIAQKHRIFIAGNAYELDPNFPGLYFQTCFAINPSGTVVLRYRRLNSMFAPTPHDVWDKYLDCYGLDGVFPVAKTEIGNLAALASEEILYPEVARCLAMRGAEIFLHSTSEVYGKERAPKEAAKICRAVENMAYVVSANTAGIANVSIPEASTDGGSKIIDHRGLVLAQTGAGESMAAFAEIDLAALRRDRRRPGLHNLLSRQRLELYAQSYSQSHFYPANTMLKQPIDRKHFIQTQQQTIERLANLGII; this comes from the coding sequence ATGGAAGAAAACACCATCGACTCATTCCGCGCCTTAGCACTCCAAGTTAAGTGTCATGCAGTTAATCAGGCACGCGATCGCCAAGAAGCCCTTTTTTTAATGCAAAATACTATCAACCGCTTGGCACAACAAATTTCTGCCAGTATTGCATTTATTGGCTTTGATTGTCGTTTAATTGTCCTCCCCGAATACTTTCTGACTGGCTTTCCGATGGGAGAGTCAATTGCTGCTTGGGCAGAAAAAGCCTGCTTGGAAATGACGGGGGCAGAGTATGATGCTCTCAGTACAATTGCCCAAAAACATAGGATTTTTATTGCTGGTAACGCTTATGAATTAGATCCTAATTTTCCAGGGTTGTACTTTCAGACTTGTTTTGCCATCAATCCATCAGGCACAGTAGTCTTGCGCTATCGGCGTTTAAATTCTATGTTTGCACCGACACCGCATGATGTTTGGGATAAATATCTTGACTGCTACGGATTGGATGGTGTTTTTCCTGTAGCTAAGACGGAAATTGGTAACTTGGCAGCTTTAGCATCAGAAGAAATTTTATATCCGGAAGTGGCTCGGTGTTTAGCAATGCGGGGTGCGGAGATTTTTTTACATTCCACATCAGAAGTTTATGGCAAAGAGCGTGCGCCTAAAGAAGCTGCCAAAATCTGTCGTGCCGTAGAAAACATGGCATATGTAGTCTCAGCTAACACTGCCGGCATTGCCAACGTCTCTATTCCAGAAGCTTCCACCGATGGTGGTTCTAAAATCATCGATCATCGCGGATTGGTTTTAGCACAAACAGGTGCAGGAGAAAGTATGGCAGCTTTCGCAGAAATTGACTTGGCTGCCTTACGACGCGATCGCCGTCGCCCAGGTTTGCATAATTTACTCTCTCGTCAGCGATTAGAACTATATGCACAAAGTTACAGTCAATCACACTTTTACCCTGCAAACACCATGTTGAAGCAACCAATAGATCGCAAACACTTTATCCAGACTCAGCAACAAACCATCGAGCGTTTAGCCAACTTGGGAATTATTTGA
- a CDS encoding DevA family ABC transporter ATP-binding protein, whose product MFQQEVVVSVRNINHYFGQYSLRNQILFDINLVIKSGEIVILSGPSGSGKTTLLTLIGGLRSVQEGSLKFLNWELHGASNEKLVQVRRNIGYVFQAHNLLDFLTARQNVQMSLELHQHISYREACLKSEAMLNAVKLGHRINYYPTELSGGQKQRVAIARALVSQPKLVLADEPTAALDSKSGRDVVEIMQQLAKEQKCAILLVTHDNRVLDVADRIIHIEDGRLIKEEYFN is encoded by the coding sequence ATGTTTCAACAAGAAGTTGTTGTTTCTGTGAGAAATATCAATCACTACTTTGGTCAATATTCGTTACGAAATCAGATTTTATTTGATATTAATTTAGTCATAAAATCTGGAGAAATTGTGATTTTATCGGGGCCATCGGGTTCCGGAAAAACAACTTTATTAACATTGATTGGCGGGTTACGTTCTGTTCAAGAAGGAAGCCTAAAATTTTTGAATTGGGAATTACATGGAGCAAGTAATGAAAAACTAGTGCAAGTACGTCGCAATATTGGCTACGTTTTCCAGGCTCATAACTTGCTGGATTTTTTAACAGCTCGACAAAATGTACAAATGTCACTTGAACTTCACCAACATATTTCCTATCGAGAAGCTTGTCTGAAATCAGAAGCAATGCTCAATGCCGTTAAGTTAGGACATCGAATTAATTACTACCCTACAGAGCTATCGGGAGGGCAAAAGCAACGGGTAGCGATCGCCCGCGCTTTGGTGAGCCAGCCCAAATTAGTTTTAGCTGATGAGCCTACTGCTGCCTTAGATAGTAAATCAGGTCGAGATGTTGTAGAAATTATGCAGCAACTTGCTAAAGAGCAGAAATGTGCTATTTTGTTGGTGACTCATGACAACCGAGTTTTAGATGTAGCAGATCGAATAATTCACATCGAAGATGGTCGGCTAATTAAAGAAGAGTATTTTAACTGA
- a CDS encoding AEC family transporter, with product MTETLFHAYMPLILWTSLGLFICKFLPQWLPRLLGRGLYWIGVPLELFTLARQSQIGEFSSGNGLPLLASIVTLVTLVLGLSVAFLILSVWKHLSFQKPDAENLPKILPVSPRPRIPLSSSFPASLCRRTLSSTEGTSARKCPPCVPVSSSQAHNPRTHGSFILAAVLGNTGFVGLAIAPFLINSDAMSWAVLYSITHNVTGPYGLGVVIASYFSHSQKASNRWWMQLREVLTVPSLWAFIFGCLTCGVPLPKVIESGLQNSVSIVIALAFLLTGIRLAQLQGWKSIKLGVAPAIIKACIIPLLVGIATTFLLGLSGDRRLAMVLMSGMPSAFAGLILAEEYNLDRDLIASSIILSTLLLLLMLPVWILLFS from the coding sequence ATGACAGAAACTCTGTTTCATGCCTATATGCCCCTGATTTTGTGGACAAGTCTGGGGCTATTTATATGTAAGTTTTTACCTCAATGGCTCCCTCGTTTATTAGGTCGCGGTCTTTACTGGATTGGTGTACCACTAGAACTTTTTACACTAGCCCGCCAAAGTCAAATCGGTGAATTTAGCAGTGGTAATGGCTTACCTTTACTAGCATCTATAGTAACTTTGGTGACATTAGTACTAGGTCTGAGTGTAGCATTTTTAATTTTATCGGTATGGAAACATTTATCGTTCCAAAAGCCAGACGCTGAGAATCTACCCAAAATACTCCCCGTGTCTCCACGTCCCCGTATCCCTCTATCCTCTTCATTCCCCGCGTCTTTGTGTCGACGGACACTTTCCTCAACGGAGGGAACCTCCGCACGGAAGTGTCCTCCCTGTGTCCCCGTATCCTCTTCCCAGGCTCATAATCCTCGTACCCATGGTAGTTTTATACTTGCCGCAGTGTTGGGCAATACTGGTTTTGTTGGTTTAGCGATCGCCCCATTTTTAATTAACTCTGATGCGATGAGCTGGGCTGTACTTTATAGTATTACCCATAATGTTACAGGTCCCTATGGTTTAGGAGTAGTAATTGCCAGCTACTTCAGTCATTCCCAAAAAGCCTCAAATCGTTGGTGGATGCAACTGCGTGAAGTATTAACCGTACCTTCTCTTTGGGCTTTTATTTTCGGCTGTCTCACCTGTGGAGTGCCACTACCAAAAGTAATTGAATCAGGACTACAAAACTCTGTTAGCATTGTCATCGCCTTAGCATTTCTGCTTACTGGCATCCGTTTAGCCCAACTACAAGGATGGAAAAGCATTAAACTTGGCGTCGCACCTGCTATCATCAAAGCTTGTATAATCCCTTTACTAGTTGGCATTGCTACCACCTTTTTACTCGGATTATCAGGCGATCGGCGTTTGGCGATGGTTTTGATGTCAGGAATGCCTTCGGCTTTTGCTGGTTTAATTTTGGCAGAGGAGTATAATCTGGATCGCGATTTAATTGCTAGCAGTATTATTCTCTCTACACTCTTGTTACTCTTAATGCTTCCTGTGTGGATTTTACTGTTCAGTTAA
- a CDS encoding 3-keto-5-aminohexanoate cleavage protein, which yields MNGELPLIIECRCNDMDYRKDNPNFPYTPQEIIREAVRAWEAGASIFHWHGRDPNSGKWVNDVELYLEVIEGIREKTDLIVDPTLGYITTQNSVEDRVRHILAAKADPALGVDMVPLEFGSFNVDFWNPKAKQFETYDQVYTNSRAHTQEVLKILNEHNIFVSCACWDIGQIRTARCFQEMGVLSQNTFWEFVFTGEIMPTGILPTLPNLQAAIDSIPAGDPWLVMCWNGDVMPLASWAITLGGHIGIGLGDYPYTRFGKPHNGDLVEMVAQMAHMLGREVATPAQAREILKMPPRSEISTPKVEVTI from the coding sequence ATGAACGGTGAATTACCGCTTATCATTGAATGTCGCTGCAATGACATGGACTATCGCAAGGATAATCCCAATTTTCCATACACTCCACAGGAGATTATTCGGGAAGCAGTGCGTGCTTGGGAAGCGGGAGCCTCTATTTTTCATTGGCACGGGCGCGATCCAAATAGTGGCAAGTGGGTGAACGACGTAGAACTGTATCTTGAAGTGATTGAAGGAATTCGAGAAAAAACGGATTTGATTGTCGATCCTACCCTTGGCTACATTACCACACAAAATAGTGTTGAGGATCGCGTCCGACACATTTTAGCAGCAAAAGCCGATCCAGCACTGGGAGTAGACATGGTTCCCTTGGAGTTTGGCTCTTTTAACGTAGATTTTTGGAACCCGAAAGCAAAGCAGTTTGAGACATACGACCAAGTTTATACTAATTCCCGCGCTCACACTCAGGAAGTCTTGAAGATATTGAACGAACACAATATTTTTGTTAGTTGTGCTTGCTGGGATATAGGGCAAATTCGCACTGCACGCTGTTTTCAAGAAATGGGAGTCTTGTCACAGAATACGTTCTGGGAGTTTGTCTTCACTGGCGAAATTATGCCAACTGGCATTTTACCAACACTCCCCAACTTGCAGGCGGCGATAGATTCTATACCTGCTGGAGATCCTTGGTTAGTGATGTGTTGGAATGGAGATGTCATGCCTTTGGCATCCTGGGCTATTACACTAGGAGGACATATTGGCATCGGGCTTGGTGATTACCCTTATACTCGCTTTGGTAAACCGCACAACGGTGATTTAGTCGAAATGGTTGCGCAGATGGCGCATATGCTTGGCAGGGAGGTAGCAACTCCAGCACAGGCACGGGAAATTTTAAAGATGCCGCCACGTTCTGAAATTAGCACTCCCAAAGTGGAAGTAACAATATAA